Genomic window (bacterium):
GAGATGTAATTTCGTTACATGATTTGCACCCAAACTGCCCATTAAATATGACGAGGATATGAGGCTCGCAAAAAAGAGGCTTCCCCATAATGACATAAACTTGAAATATTTATTATAGATTTGAGTGAAAAAGCATATAGTAATAGCTACCACAAAACACCATATGTTTAAATAATAAGCAATAAAAAAGGATAGCAAATAAATTATTATCGTAAGTATCATAGATTCCTTAATACTTATTGCTCCCCGAGCAATTGGGAAGTTCTCTTTAATGGCACCAATATCATATGCACCGTCCTTTGCAATAGATATGGCCTTTCGGTCAATCTGCACATCCAAAATCTGATTAGTTACCATTCCACCCCACCATAGAAGTAAGATAACAATTGTGGACAGGAGAATTTTATTGAAGTCATAATCTCCCATATCATGTATTCCTATCAGAGTTCCCGTGAGAGATGCTACCATTGGGTATGTTGAATACCTTATCCTTAGTAAATCTTTATAGACGTATAATCTCCTCATCATCTCTTTCCCTCTTCAATATAGTATGTCTCTATGTATCATTGCCTAATATTCCTGTTCTTGATCATTGCTTCATTTTTCGTTTAATAAAGTCCTTAATCTTATGCCTCCAAGATGCTGTTGTGTCAGATTTTTGAGAACAGATTTTGCATTCCATACCATTAATTTCAACCCGAATTAGGGGCGTTCTTGCTATATTAAATAGGGCATTAAAAATGTCTTTTTGATAAA
Coding sequences:
- a CDS encoding UbiA prenyltransferase family protein produces the protein MMRRLYVYKDLLRIRYSTYPMVASLTGTLIGIHDMGDYDFNKILLSTIVILLLWWGGMVTNQILDVQIDRKAISIAKDGAYDIGAIKENFPIARGAISIKESMILTIIIYLLSFFIAYYLNIWCFVVAITICFFTQIYNKYFKFMSLWGSLFFASLISSSYLMGSLGANHVTKLHLLIILSTIFYHTGVHIFGCIKDYDSDKQLNINTFAVNIGIKRASLVGVFFLSAGYLIAIIPAYLKWLSPYYVLLVIISLLISLPSAIKTVVFPSSFMGWKTLSTNIVASTILYGSYILGLIKFK